A region of Vigna radiata var. radiata cultivar VC1973A chromosome 6, Vradiata_ver6, whole genome shotgun sequence DNA encodes the following proteins:
- the LOC106763545 gene encoding protein MAIN-LIKE 1-like, which produces MGQFCEVEDLEYDEARSHLMDLLGVDRTKASAEMKKSRGPKVRLSWLREVYHDCIQQELWECAARVYLLHLFGCTIFTNKSGNLIHVSYLLLLRDLNACSRYAWGATALAHTYEQLGDASFNGVRQIAGYSTLLQSWIYEHLPGMGRRRISDTYTDLHPRASRYIPSRQGWSLTEERRYLDGLTYDAIIWYPYRSHRRTCPFLAICMFSGWIRLGDMIHRHLPERVLRQFDFLQIIPRSPETLPMPEIHMIDQNWLRYVEHAFTGAVEAEDPSACVDGYLAWFRRVSHPYITLANDDDRPSLASRMRRHIPDDIPVPPIRRRRSPEFGLLGGMRRVIRMLQDMLSCQHVTKNTVVYEQTNQTLQVARRSVEEYEAATTSRGARHVRGRASFS; this is translated from the exons ATGGGGCAATTTTGTGAGGTGGAGGACCTAGAGTACGATGAGGCTCGATCTCATCTTATGGACTTGCTTGGCGTTGACCGCACCAAAGCTTCAGCCGAGATGAAGAAGTCACGCGGTCCAAAAGTGCGGCTAAGCTGGCTCCGCGAGGTCTACCACGATTGCATTCAGCAGGAGCTTTGGGAGTGCGCTGCTCGGGTGTATTTGTTGCATCTGTTTGGATGCACAATTTTTACTAATAAGAGTGGGAATTTGATTCATGTCTCGTACCTCCTTCTGTTGCGAGACTTGAATGCATGTTCGAGATATGCCTGGGGAGCAACTGCACTGGCACACACTTATGAGCAGCTAGGAGATGCTAGCTTCAATGGTGTCAGACAGATAGCTGGATATTCCACTCTTCTACAG AGTTGGATATATGAGCACCTTCCTGGGATGGGAAGGAGGCGAATCTCAGATACGTACACAGATCTCCATCCACGAGCTTCACGATACATACCTTCGAGACAGGGTTGGAGTCTTACGGAGGAGCGGAGATATCTGGATGGGCTCACGTATGATGCGATCATCTGGTATCCATACAGGTCGCACAGACGCACTTGTCCATTCTTGGCCATATGTATGTTTTCAGGATGGATCCGACTAGGCGACATGATTCACCGGCATCTGCCTGAACGCGTGTTGCGTCAGTTCGATTTTCTGCAGATCATACCACGTTCGCCTGAGACCCTTCCGATGCCAGAGATTCATATGATTGATCAAAATTGGTTGAGGTATGTAGAGCATGCCTTTACTGGTGCTGTTGAAGCCGAGGACCCCTCTGCGTGTGTTGACGGATACCTGGCGTGGTTTAGACGAGTGTCTCACCCGTACATCACTCTAGCTAACGACGATGATCGACCCAGTCTTGCATCGCGCATGAGGCGACACATTCCAGATGACATCCCGGTGCCCCCAATTCGTCGTAGACGATCGCCTGAATTTGGATTGTTG GGTGGTATGAGGCGTGTGATCAGGATGCTGCAGGACATGTTAAGCTGTCAACACGTCACAAAGAACACTGTAGTCTATGAGCAAACTAATCAGACATTACAGGTTGCTCGTAGATCTGTTGAGGAGTACGAGGCTGCTACTACTAGTAGAGGTGCTCGCCATGTGCGCGGACGAGCATCATTTTCTTGA